The Arachis ipaensis cultivar K30076 chromosome B07, Araip1.1, whole genome shotgun sequence genome includes a window with the following:
- the LOC110264964 gene encoding protein FAR-RED ELONGATED HYPOCOTYL 3-like: protein MDTSIFEEASYDIAYNVSEHYNSTDVNVLSLSEDDTPLVEQEKESEDVIQRKDDATFLDHNGISIEEISYVGLRFNLLQWAQEFYSNYAKKVGFVTRIRNTNFDKTRKELKVPINQSIHFSREGYRESQVKAATRVKRITTAGCKARMYVMLDRQKDNWMVSKLELKHTHTCSAKQAVHYSEYRELTMHTKCVIQNNDKAGIRPNKTYTDERDVKEMISYFMRMRYINPNFFYAVDVDETNKFKSALWVDARCRASYEYFGDVVSFDTTYSRNKYVSLPPL, encoded by the exons ATGGATACATCAATTTTTGAAGAAGCATCGTACGATATTGCATATAACGTGAGTGAGCATTATAATTCCACCGACGTTAATGTTTTGTCTTTGAGTGAAGATGACACACCACTTGTAGAACAG gagaaagaatctgaagacgTTATTCAGAGAAAGGATGATGCTACG TTCTTGGATCACAATGGAATTTCAATAGAGGAAATCTCGTACGTAGGATTGAGATTTAATTTGTTGCAGTGGGCACAAGAGTTCTATTCTAATTATGCAAAGAAAGTTGGGTTTGTGACTAGGATTAGGAATACCAACTTTGACAAGACCAGGAAGGAATTAAAGGTACCTATTAACCAATCGATACACTTCAGTCGTGAAGGTTATCGGGAGTCTCAAGTGAAGGCAGCAACGCGGGTAAAGAGAATAACAACAGCCGGATGCAAAGCGAGGATGTACGTGATGCTTGATAGGCAGAAAGATAATTGGATGGTGTCCAAATTAGAATTGAAGCACACCCACACGTGTTCTGCCAAGCAAGCTGTGCATTACAGTGAGTACAGGGAACTGACCATGCATACCAAGTGTGTGATTCAGAACAACGATAAGGCTGGCATACGGCCTAACAAGACTTACACTGACGAACGAG ATGTGAAGGAAATGATTAGCTATTTCATGCGAATGAGATATATAAACCCGAATTTCTTTTATGCAGTTGATGTGGACGAAACTAACAAGTTTAAGAGTGCGCTATGGGTAGATGCAAGATGCAGGGCGTCCTATGAATATTTTGGAGATGTGGTATCGTTTGATACAACGTACAGTAGAAACAAGTATGTGTCTCTGCCTCCATTGTAA
- the LOC107609179 gene encoding molybdopterin biosynthesis protein CNX1 isoform X1, whose product MISISDAFKAVLTAANRLPPVTLPLHDALGKVLAQDVLAPDPLPPYPASVKDGYAVVADDGPGEYPVIAESRAGNDALHVTLTPGTVAYVTTGGPIPEGADAVVQVEDTEKVENASGEQKRVKILVKTTKGNDIRRVGLDIEKDAIVLTSGERLGASEIGLLATVGVTMVKVYPTPTIAVLSTGDELVEPTTRHLNCGQIRDCNRAMLLAAASQHQCKIVDLGIAKDDEEVQGRILDNAFASGINILLTSGGVSMGDKDFIKPLLEKRGKVHFDKVFLKPGKPLTFAEVDYQAKERKILAFGLPGNPVSSLVCFNLFVVPAIRKLAGWTNPHHLRVQARLHQPIKTDPFRPEYHRAIVTWTDNDGTGSPGFIAESTGHQMSSRLLSMKSANAFLELPPTGSVLSAGSVVSAIIISDLGPGAFSENCIPSDPVVASGTKTRRITADSSPDSEVRVAILTVSDTVATGAGPDRSGPRAVSVVNSSSERLGGAKVVATAVAPDDVAKIQEFLKRWSDVEHVDLILTLGGTGFTSRDVTPEATKQLIEKETPGLLYVMTQESLKVTPSAMLSRAAAGIRGSTLIINMPGNPNAAAECMEALLPSLKHGLKQLKGEKREKHPRHVPHAEAVPVDVWEQSRKLAIGAGTDVSCSCCR is encoded by the exons ATGATATCCATTTCCGATGCTTTCAAAGCCGTCTTAACCGCCGCTAACCGCCTTCCACCGGTCACGCTTCCTCTCCACGACGCACTCGGCAAGGTCCTCGCACAGGACGTTCTTGCCCCTGACCCTCTCCCTCCTTACCCTGCTTCTGTCAAG GATGGTTATGCAGTGGTTGCTGATGATGGACCAGGGGAGTATCCTGTTATTGCTGAATCTAGAGCTGGGAATGATGCTCTTCATGTTACTCTCACCCCTGGAACTGTAGCATATGTTACTACTGGAG GGCCCATACCTGAGGGTGCTGATGCAGTTGTTCAGGTTGAGGATACTGAAAAGGTTGAAAATGCTTCAGGGGAGCAGAAGCGGGTGAAAATATTGGTAAAAACCACCAAAGGCAATGATATACGACGAGTGG GACTTGATATTGAGAAAGATGCAATTGTATTAACCTCTGGAGAAAGATTAGGTGCTTCAGAGATCGGCTTGCTTGCTACTGTTGGTGTAACCATGGTGAAG GTATACCCTACTCCAACAATTGCTGTACTTTCCACTGGAGATGAGCTTGTAGAGCCAACTACCAGGCATCTTAATTGTGGTCAG ATTAGGGACTGTAATCGTGCCATGCTGCTTGCAGCAGCATCGCAACATCAATGCAAAATTGTGGACCTTGGTATTGCGAAGGATGATGAAGAAGTTCAAGGAAGGATCTTAGATAATGCTTTTGCTTCTGGTATTAATATTCTGCTAACTTCAGGAGGTGTTTCTATGGGAGACAAAGATTTTATCAAGCCTTTGCTTGAAAAGCGTGGAAAAGTGCATTTTGATAAG GTGTTTCTTAAACCAGGCAAGCCATTGACATTTGCAGAGGTTGACtatcaagcaaaagaaaggaaaatttTAGCTTTTGGGTTGCCTGGAAATCCCGTCAGCTCTCTAGTTTGCTTCAATCTCTTTGTGGTCCCTGCAATACGTAAACTTGCAGGATGGACAAATCCTCATCATCTGAG GGTACAAGCTCGGCTTCATCAGCCCATAAAGACTGATCCATTTAGACCGGAATATCATCGTGCCATTGTTACATGGACTGACAATGATGGAACAGGCAGTCCTGG TTTTATTGCTGAGAGCACTGGCCATCAGATGAGTAGTCGGCTACTTAGCATGAAGTCAGCTAATGCCTTTCTGGAGTTACCGCCAACAGGCAGTGTACTTTCTGCAGGGTCCGTAGTGTCAGCTATTATAATTTCGGACCTTGGACCTGGGGCTTTCAGCGAGAATTGTATACCATCAGATCCAGTTGTTGCATCTGGAACTAAAACACGTCGAATAACTGCAGATTCTTCACCCGATTCTGAAGTCAGAGTGGCTATTCTTACAGTGAGCGATACAGTTGCAACAGGGGCGGGTCCAGATCGGAG TGGTCCCAGGGCTGTTTCTGTTGTTAATTCTTCCTCGGAAAGACTAGGAGGAGCAAAAGTTGTAGCTACTGCTGTGGCTCCAGATGATGTGGCAAAAATTCAGGAGTTTCTAAAAAGATGGAGTGATGTTGAACATGTGGATCTTATACTTACCCTTG GTGGGACCGGCTTTACCTCACGAGATGTAACACCAGAAGCTACAAAACAGTTGATTGAGAAAGAAACACCTGGTCTTCTGTATGTAATGACGCAAGAAAGTTTAAAG GTGACGCCATCTGCAATGCTTTCGCGCGCTGCTGCTGGAATCAGAGGATCCACCTTG ATCATTAACATGCCCGGAAACCCAAACGCTGCTGCTGAGTGTATGGAGGCCTTATTGCCTTCACTTAAGCATGGTCTAAAGCAGCTTaagggagaaaagagagaaaaacatcCTCGTCATGTACCTCATGCCGAAGCAGTCCCTGTAGATGTGTGGGAACAGAGCCGGAAGTTAGCCATTGGTGCCGGCACCGATGTCTCTTGTTCCTGCTGCAGGTAA
- the LOC107609179 gene encoding molybdopterin biosynthesis protein CNX1 isoform X2, producing the protein MISISDAFKAVLTAANRLPPVTLPLHDALGKVLAQDVLAPDPLPPYPASVKDGYAVVADDGPGEYPVIAESRAGNDALHVTLTPGTVAYVTTGGPIPEGADAVVQVEDTEKVENASGEQKRVKILVKTTKGNDIRRVGLDIEKDAIVLTSGERLGASEIGLLATVGVTMVKVYPTPTIAVLSTGDELVEPTTRHLNCGQVFLKPGKPLTFAEVDYQAKERKILAFGLPGNPVSSLVCFNLFVVPAIRKLAGWTNPHHLRVQARLHQPIKTDPFRPEYHRAIVTWTDNDGTGSPGFIAESTGHQMSSRLLSMKSANAFLELPPTGSVLSAGSVVSAIIISDLGPGAFSENCIPSDPVVASGTKTRRITADSSPDSEVRVAILTVSDTVATGAGPDRSGPRAVSVVNSSSERLGGAKVVATAVAPDDVAKIQEFLKRWSDVEHVDLILTLGGTGFTSRDVTPEATKQLIEKETPGLLYVMTQESLKVTPSAMLSRAAAGIRGSTLIINMPGNPNAAAECMEALLPSLKHGLKQLKGEKREKHPRHVPHAEAVPVDVWEQSRKLAIGAGTDVSCSCCR; encoded by the exons ATGATATCCATTTCCGATGCTTTCAAAGCCGTCTTAACCGCCGCTAACCGCCTTCCACCGGTCACGCTTCCTCTCCACGACGCACTCGGCAAGGTCCTCGCACAGGACGTTCTTGCCCCTGACCCTCTCCCTCCTTACCCTGCTTCTGTCAAG GATGGTTATGCAGTGGTTGCTGATGATGGACCAGGGGAGTATCCTGTTATTGCTGAATCTAGAGCTGGGAATGATGCTCTTCATGTTACTCTCACCCCTGGAACTGTAGCATATGTTACTACTGGAG GGCCCATACCTGAGGGTGCTGATGCAGTTGTTCAGGTTGAGGATACTGAAAAGGTTGAAAATGCTTCAGGGGAGCAGAAGCGGGTGAAAATATTGGTAAAAACCACCAAAGGCAATGATATACGACGAGTGG GACTTGATATTGAGAAAGATGCAATTGTATTAACCTCTGGAGAAAGATTAGGTGCTTCAGAGATCGGCTTGCTTGCTACTGTTGGTGTAACCATGGTGAAG GTATACCCTACTCCAACAATTGCTGTACTTTCCACTGGAGATGAGCTTGTAGAGCCAACTACCAGGCATCTTAATTGTGGTCAG GTGTTTCTTAAACCAGGCAAGCCATTGACATTTGCAGAGGTTGACtatcaagcaaaagaaaggaaaatttTAGCTTTTGGGTTGCCTGGAAATCCCGTCAGCTCTCTAGTTTGCTTCAATCTCTTTGTGGTCCCTGCAATACGTAAACTTGCAGGATGGACAAATCCTCATCATCTGAG GGTACAAGCTCGGCTTCATCAGCCCATAAAGACTGATCCATTTAGACCGGAATATCATCGTGCCATTGTTACATGGACTGACAATGATGGAACAGGCAGTCCTGG TTTTATTGCTGAGAGCACTGGCCATCAGATGAGTAGTCGGCTACTTAGCATGAAGTCAGCTAATGCCTTTCTGGAGTTACCGCCAACAGGCAGTGTACTTTCTGCAGGGTCCGTAGTGTCAGCTATTATAATTTCGGACCTTGGACCTGGGGCTTTCAGCGAGAATTGTATACCATCAGATCCAGTTGTTGCATCTGGAACTAAAACACGTCGAATAACTGCAGATTCTTCACCCGATTCTGAAGTCAGAGTGGCTATTCTTACAGTGAGCGATACAGTTGCAACAGGGGCGGGTCCAGATCGGAG TGGTCCCAGGGCTGTTTCTGTTGTTAATTCTTCCTCGGAAAGACTAGGAGGAGCAAAAGTTGTAGCTACTGCTGTGGCTCCAGATGATGTGGCAAAAATTCAGGAGTTTCTAAAAAGATGGAGTGATGTTGAACATGTGGATCTTATACTTACCCTTG GTGGGACCGGCTTTACCTCACGAGATGTAACACCAGAAGCTACAAAACAGTTGATTGAGAAAGAAACACCTGGTCTTCTGTATGTAATGACGCAAGAAAGTTTAAAG GTGACGCCATCTGCAATGCTTTCGCGCGCTGCTGCTGGAATCAGAGGATCCACCTTG ATCATTAACATGCCCGGAAACCCAAACGCTGCTGCTGAGTGTATGGAGGCCTTATTGCCTTCACTTAAGCATGGTCTAAAGCAGCTTaagggagaaaagagagaaaaacatcCTCGTCATGTACCTCATGCCGAAGCAGTCCCTGTAGATGTGTGGGAACAGAGCCGGAAGTTAGCCATTGGTGCCGGCACCGATGTCTCTTGTTCCTGCTGCAGGTAA
- the LOC107609180 gene encoding uncharacterized protein LOC107609180 yields the protein MYTKIQPIVDRIYEDFEPYYEWDKDEGCFTFMLPGFRRDHLKVQVTSKPALKLKGERQISPNRWRRFDLEFRIPSDYDLEKVSAKFEFEGSKLQVKFAKLDNKPKETTTNPAEEAVPSRPKEEATEKVHQQNAAQEEVAPKAKEDKAQVRNDSEASDQKIPHKEEKEPSDEKVKNKTEASFKKVAQEKGKANNGITETKNAKPITRFKTKVLDFSQSLGPSNWVYNKEDKDTGINKQKRLVNCSLLTLLVVGIGLCAKTAFSSSRGGSKFQEK from the exons ATGTACACAAAAATACAACCAATAGTTGATCGCATTTATGAAGACTTTGAACCATATTATGAATGGGATAAAGATGAAGGGTGTTTCACTTTTATGCTACCAG GATTTAGAAGGGACCATCTGAAGGTTCAAGTGACATCAAAACCAGCCCTAAAGCTGAAGGGCGAACGACAAATCAGCCCGAACCGATGGCGCCGGTTCGACCTGGAATTTCGCATTCCTTCTGACTATGACTtagaaaaagtgagtgccaagtTTGAGTTTGAAGGTAGCAAGTTACAAGTCAAGTTTGCCAAACTGGATAATAAACCTAAGGAAACAACAACAAACCCAGCAGAAGAAGCAGTTCCTTCAAGGCCTAAGGAAGAAGCAACAGAAAAGGTTCATCAGCAAAATGCTGCACAAGAAGAAGTTGCCCCAAAAGCAAAAGAAGACAAGGCTCAAGTAAGGAATGATAGTGAAGCCTCTGATCAAAAGATACCACATAAGGAGGAGAAGGAGCCAAGTGATGAGAAGGTAAAGAACAAAACAGAAGCAAGCTTTAAAAAGGTGGCTCAAGAGAAGGGCAAGGCTAATAATGGCATAACTGAAACCAAAAATGCCAAGCCTATaacaagattcaaaacaaaggtTTTGGATTTCAGTCAGAGTTTAGGACCATCAAACTGGGTTTACAACAAAGAAGATAAAGACACGGGGATTAACAAGCAGAAGAGATTGGTGAACTGCAGTTTACTGACCTTATTGGTAGTGGGAATTGGGCTTTGTGCTAAAACTGCATTTTCATCATCTCGTGGAGGATCAAAATTCCAAGAGAAGTGA
- the LOC107608168 gene encoding inactive protein RESTRICTED TEV MOVEMENT 2-like gives MAQSSAAPNRVYQDFEPFYEWNEDQAIATLTVMLPGFRREQLKVQVTSKPVLRINGEREVTQNVWRRFAKEFNIPSYCDTNEVTAKFERGMLNVKFPKIQGSPPKPQEQANAITSAPEESRAKLEPSQSQSQPQPTQEARLEPPMITKQEDDQQKLSKNENEFETKPKFRSQKSEPELRASTREADQQNLSKSEKESIIKEEKEKSKKSTPSNNNQVVGDDDGDKKVKFKGLSNKEESSLLAPRVNEKEGAKMVQRLKTRVLDFTLSLRSSSDDDRNKDVDQCLVKGIIKKPKILMNIIVAILLVMVVGIYVKNAFRSSSSSSSQGEANFHQEF, from the exons atggcACAATCATCAGCAGCACCTAACCGTGTTTATCAAGATTTTGAACCATTTTATGAATGGAATGAAGATCAAGCAATTGCTACCCTCACTGTAATGCTGCCAG GATTTAGAAGAGAGCAATTGAAAGTTCAAGTGACTTCAAAGCCTGTCCTAAGGATTAATGGTGAAAGAGAAGTCACTCAGAATGTATGGCGACGTTTTGCAAAAGAATTCAACATCCCTTCATATTGTGACACCAATGAGGTCACTGCCAAGTTTGAGCGTGGCATGCTCAATGTCAAGTTTCCCAAGATTCAAGGTTCCCCTCCTAAGCCACAAGAACAAGCAAACGCAATTACAAGCGCTCCAGAAGAGTCTAGGGCAAAGCTTGAGCCGTCTCAGTCTCAGTCTCAGCCTCAGCCAACTCAGGAGGCTCGACTTGAGCCTCCTATGATAACAAAACAAGAAGATGATCAGCAAAAGTTATCAAAGAATGAGAATGAGTTTGAGACTAAACCTAAGTTCAGGTCTCAGAAGTCCGAGCCTGAACTTAGGGCATCAACTCGAGAGGCAGATCAACAAAATTTATCGAAAAGCGAAAAAGAGTCAATTattaaagaagagaaagagaagagcaaAAAATCAACACCATCTAATAATAACCAAGTGGTtggtgatgatgatggtgacaaGAAAGTGAAGTTTAAAGGCTtgtcaaacaaagaagaaagttCATTATTAGCACCAAGAGTAAATGAGAAAGAAGGTGCTAAGATGGTTCAAAGGTTGAAAACAAGGGTGTTAGATTTCACCCTTAGTTTGAGATCATCAAGTGATGATGATAGAAACAAAGATGTTGACCAATGTTTGGTCAAAGGAATAATTAAGAAGCCTAAGATATTGATGAACATAATTGTGGCCATTTTATTGGTTATGGTAGTTGGAATTTATGTCAAAAACGCATTcaggtcatcatcatcatcatcatctcagGGAGAAGCTAATTTCCATCAGGAATTTTAA
- the LOC110264965 gene encoding cold shock domain-containing protein 3-like: MIENPTFFTLNFIVRNDNRYSTSAGVGGRRACYQCDDDFGHLARDCSCAGNGGSGGSGTCYSCGGRGANGWGYFKCSEFGHMVRDCSGGGGGGGGNSGDCYSCGEVGHLARDCNRKGGSVLVETVERARASIVGSLGIFLLCRGFRR; encoded by the exons ATGATAGAGAACCCAACTTTCTTTACTTTGAATTTCATC GTGCGTAACGATAACAGATACAGCACTAGTGCTGGTGTTGGAGGCAGAAGAGCCTGTTACCAGTGTGATGATGATTTCGGTCATCTTGCTAGAGATTGCAGCTGTGCTGGCAATGGCGGTAGTGGCGGCAGCGGTACATGCTACAGTTGCGGCGGAAGAGGAGCAAACGGCTGGGGCTACTTTAAGTGCAGCGAGTTCGGCCACATGGTGAGGGATTGCAGTGGAGGCGGTGGCGGCG GTGGCGGTAATAGCGGTGATTGCTATAGCTGTGGTGAGGTTGGTCACTTGGCCAGGGATTGTAATAGAAAAGGTGGTTCGGTGCTGGTGGAAACGGTGGAAAGAGCACGTGCTTCAATTGTGGGAAGTCTGGGCATTTTTTTACTTTGCAGAGGGTTTCGACGGTGA